One Triticum dicoccoides isolate Atlit2015 ecotype Zavitan chromosome 5B, WEW_v2.0, whole genome shotgun sequence genomic window carries:
- the LOC119305305 gene encoding putative glutaredoxin-C14: protein MDRVMKLASERAVVIFSLSSCCMCHTVARLFCDLGVNALVHELDQDPKGKEMERALLKMLGKGPSVPVVFIGGKLVGGTNRVMSMHLSGELVPMLRNAGALWL from the coding sequence ATGGATCGCGTGATGAAGCTGGCGTCGGAGAGAGCGGTGGTGATCTTCAGCCTGAGCTCCTGCTGCATGTGCCACACCGTGGCGCGGCTCTTCTGCGACCTGGGTGTCAATGCACTGGTGCACGAGCTCGACCAAGACCCCAAGGGAAAGGAGATGGAGAGAGCTCTCCTCAAGATGCTCGGGAAAGGCCCGTCTGTTCCGGTGGTGTTCATCGGCGGGAAGCTTGTCGGCGGGACAAACAGGGTCATGTCCATGCATCTCAGCGGCGAGCTGGTCCCAATGCTGAGGAATGCAGGTGCCCTCTGGCTTTAG
- the LOC119307884 gene encoding E3 ubiquitin-protein ligase MIEL1-like, producing MGGTHFADDDLAHEATGDGDVGRRDVGKMEHGCEHYRRRCKIVAPCCKEVFPCRHCHNDATALGDRHNICRQDVEKVVCVLCDTEQPVSQVCVRCGVNMGEYFCDVCKFYDDDTEKGQYHCHDCGICRVGGKENYFHCAKCGSCYAVALRDNHQCVEDSMRQNCPICYEYLFDSLKGTRVLNCGHTMHMDCFAEMVDHNKYTCPICSKTALDMTLHWGMLDQEIEATIMPPVYRYKVWVLCNDCNKVSEVDFHVIGHKCSHCNSYNTRSTSRPADLSGSSSPSTTDSS from the exons atgGGAGGGACGCACTTCGCGGACGACGACCTCGCCCACGAGGCCACGGGCGACGGAGATGTGGGCCGCCGCGACGTGGGCAAGATGGAGCACGG GTGCGAGCATTACCGGCGGAGATGCAAGATCGTAGCGCCGTGCTGCAAGGAGGTGTTCCCCTGCCGCCATTGCCACAACGACGCCACG GCTTTGGGTGATCGGCATAATATATGTCGCCAGGATGTTGAAAAA GTAGTGTGTGTACTCTGTGATACTGAACAACCG GTGTCACAAGTGTGTGTAAGATGTGGAGTCAATATGGGAGAATACTTCTGTGATGTATGCAAGTTTTATGATGATGAC ACAGAGAAAGGGCAGTACCATTGCCATGATTGCGGCATATGCAG GGTTGGCGGCAAGGAAAACTACTTCCACTGTGCAAAGTGTG GGTCATGTTATGCTGTTGCGTTGCGTGATAACCATCAGTGTGTGGAGGATTCAATGAGACAGAACTGCCCAATCTGTTATGAG TATCTGTTTGATTCATTAAAAGGAACAAGAGTTCTAAACTGTGGACACACGATGCACATGGACTGTTTCGCTGAGATGGTGGACCATAATAA ATACACTTGTCCAATATGCTCCAAGACAGCTCTTGACATGACACTTCACTGGGGCATGTTGGATCAAGAG ATTGAAGCAACAATTATGCCTCCTGTATATCGTTACAAG GTTTGGGTTCTTTGCAATGACTGCAACAAAGTGTCAGAAGTGGACTTCCACGTGATTGGCCATAAGTGCAGCCATTGCAACTCATACAACACTCGATCGACGTCGCGGCCTGCAGATTTATCAGGAAGCAGTTCTCCGTCGACAACAGACTCATCTTAA
- the LOC119307885 gene encoding conserved oligomeric Golgi complex subunit 8-like: MDLLDAGHRHSSELPAAGADMEGASVLPLSGAAYQPYVSELLSFSIERLHKEPELLRVDGERVRRQMQEVAVENYAAFIAASEALSFVRAQLEGFDKHLEALVEEIPNLTSGCTEFVESAHQILEERKLNQTLLANHSTLLDLLEIPQLMDTCIRNGNYDEALDLEAFVSKISKLHPDLPVIQGLAAEVKKTIQSLISQLLQKLRSNIQLPECLRIVAHLRRIGVFSESELRLQFLRCREAWLSGILDDLDQRNVYDYLKGMVSCHRTHLFDVVNQYRAIFNNDKSGSEENSDGGLLFSWAMHQVSNHLTTLQVMLPNITEGGSLSNMLENCMYCAMGLGLVGLDFRCLLPPIFENAVLNLFSKNMSTAVENFQVVLDSHRWVPMPSIGFVTNGAVDDTSDDVTPPSVLMEHPPLAVFVNGVSAAMNELKPCAPLSLKHVLAQEVVKGLQAVSDSLVRYNAMRMLRGNESSLFLSLCQAFIEVAYPYCAACFGRCYPNGGALITECPSLLDAVSQLPIRSGSGISSIDRKPSGGIERRQSGGIERKQSGGIERRQSGGIERRQSIESAGTAASENGLVTNGPEPEVTSDAGTTAAPAGADTQTEAPANA; the protein is encoded by the exons ATGGACCTCCTCGACGCGGGCCACCGCCACTCGTCGGAACTTCCCGCCGCCGGCGCCGACATGGAAGGCGCTTCAGTGCTTCCGCTCTCCGGAGCTGCCTACCAGCCCTACGTCTCCGAGCTCCTTTCCTTCTCCATCGAGCGCCTCCACAAG GAGCCGGAGCTGCTGCGGGTGGACGGAGAGCGGGTGCGGCGGCAGATGCAGGAAGTGGCGGTGGAGAACTACGCCGCCTTTATAGCCGCCTCCGAGGCGCTCTCCTTCGTGCGGGCACAGCTCGAGGGGTTCGACAAGCACCTCGAGGCACTG GTAGAGGAGATACCCAATTTAACATCTGGTTGCACCGAGTTTGTTGAGTCAGCACATCAAATTTTGGAAGAGAGGAAGCTCAATCAGACATTACTAGCCAACCACAGTACCTTGCTTGACCTGCTTGAAATCCCGCAACTTATGGACAC ATGCATACGGAATGGGAACTATGATGAGGCACTCGATCTAGAAGCTTTTGTGAGTAAAATTTCGAAGTTGCACCCTGA TTTACCTGTCATCCAAGGATTAGCTGCTGAAGTCAAGAAGACGATACAATCACTAATTTCTCAGCTTCTCCAAAAGCTTCGATCAAATATTCAG TTACCCGAATGCCTCCGTATTGTCGCACATTTGCGCCGGATTGGAGTGTTCAGTGAATCAGAATTACGCCTACAG TTCCTGAGATGCAGGGAAGCTTGGCTTTCTGGGATTCTTGATGATCTGGACCAAAGGAATGTATATGATTATCTGAAAGGCATGGTGTCTTGCCACAGGACACATCTATTTGATGTTGTCAATCAATACCGAGCGATATTCAATAATGATAAATCCGGAAGTGAAGAGAACAGTGACGGTGGGCTGCTTTTCAGCTGGGCAATGCACCAAGTTAGTAATCACCTCACCACTCTTCAAGTTATGTTGCCAAATATAACGGAAGGTGGGTCCCTGTCAAACATGCTTGAAAACTGCATG TATTGTGCGATGGGTCTTGGCCTGGTTGGACTGGATTTCCGTTGCCTGCTTCCACCAATTTTTGAAAA TGCGGTTTTAAATTTATTCTCGAAGAATATGAGTACAGCGGTTGAGAATTTTCAG GTTGTCTTGGATTCACATCGTTGGGTGCCGATGCCATCTATTGGCTTTGTCACAAATGGAGCTGTGGATGATACTTCTGATGATGTGACACCGCCTTCTGTTTTGATGGAGCATCCACCTCTCGCAGTGTTTGTTAATG GTGTTTCGGCAGCAATGAATGAGCTAAAACCatgtgctccattgagcttgaagcaTGTCCTTGCTCAGGAGGTGGTGAAAGGATTACAAGCAGTTTCTGACTCTCTAGTGAGATACAATGCCATGCGGATGCTGCGTGGAAATGAGTCTTCCCTTTTCCTCTCACTTTGCCAAGCATTTATTGAG GTCGCATATCCTTATTGTGCTGCATGTTTTGGACGATGCTACCCCAACGGAGGAGCGCTGATCACAGAGTGCCCCAGCTTATTGGATGCTGTCAGCCAACTACCTATAAGATCCGGTTCGGGGATCAGCAGCATTGATCGAAAACCGTCAGGAGGTATCGAAAGAAGGCAGTCTGGAGGCATCGAAAGAAAGCAGTCAGGAGGCATCGAGAGAAGGCAGTCAGGAGGCATTGAAAGAAGGCAGTCGATCGAGAGTGCTGGGACTGCGGCCTCTGAGAACGGACTTGTAACCAATGGCCCCGAGCCAGAGGTGACCAGCGACGCGGGAACCACTGCTGCACCAGCTGGTGCCGACACGCAGACCGAAGCACCCGCAAACGCATAG